One Pullulanibacillus sp. KACC 23026 DNA segment encodes these proteins:
- a CDS encoding sigma-54-dependent Fis family transcriptional regulator — protein sequence MNTTFHFDDWKRFVNEGILDSARLNKRLLESWYRCKKAMVNPYLNKGLDLLSKEELSEKKEKNSLLIELASPYIKRMDQAIKDSGMMALLVDPDGYVLSLTGNETTLSEARNINFIEGVRWTECEVGTNAIGTSLESKEAVTINGAEHYSVASHQWSCSATPILYDNDNLLGVIDVSCPIKSSHPFMLGMVASISYAIEKDISKRSYQEEIALVQQADHLAETHQNRLFLVCNQKQTVISASKPVRERFPQSIGMFLDEVLHNGYQIVSELPFHSKKNNRIVGSCYFLSEMQQSRQNISLHSLSHSKPFIFKGERGTSEVFQNTLKKVKLVAPTDTTVFISGETGSGKELIARAIHDNSPRKDGPFIALNCGAIPKDLMESELFGYVEGAFTGARRKGYKGKFEQAQQGTLFLDEIGEIPHSMQVALLRVLQERKVTPVGSTKEIPLNVRVITATHRDIMEHIKKGNFREDLFYRLNVYPIDVPPLRNRKEDIPYLIRYFCKRKEWNNFNVDDLSDRLKDYEWPGNIRELINVLERLHIMSLDNQSSQDLIVNSMESLTFKQPSSSSLIGQKDKEAVETKLTAREKIQRDFMLDALKKTKGNVTAAAKLLEIPRSTFYKRLRKFGI from the coding sequence ATGAATACTACTTTTCATTTTGATGATTGGAAGCGTTTTGTTAATGAAGGAATTCTTGATTCAGCACGTTTGAACAAGCGGCTTTTGGAATCTTGGTACCGTTGTAAAAAAGCAATGGTAAATCCTTATTTAAATAAAGGCCTGGATTTATTATCAAAAGAAGAACTTAGTGAAAAAAAAGAGAAGAATTCTCTGCTGATCGAATTAGCCTCTCCCTATATAAAAAGGATGGATCAAGCTATAAAGGATTCTGGCATGATGGCCCTTTTGGTCGATCCGGATGGATATGTTCTATCTTTAACTGGAAACGAAACAACCTTGTCTGAAGCACGAAACATTAATTTTATTGAAGGGGTACGCTGGACCGAGTGTGAGGTCGGTACAAATGCAATTGGGACATCATTAGAATCAAAAGAAGCTGTTACTATTAATGGGGCTGAGCATTATTCCGTTGCTTCCCATCAATGGAGTTGTTCTGCCACACCAATTTTGTACGATAATGACAACCTCTTGGGTGTCATTGATGTTTCATGTCCAATTAAGTCTTCCCACCCCTTTATGCTTGGAATGGTCGCATCCATTTCTTATGCAATTGAAAAAGACATAAGTAAGCGTTCCTATCAGGAGGAAATAGCACTTGTCCAACAAGCAGACCATCTGGCAGAAACTCACCAAAATCGGCTCTTTCTAGTTTGTAATCAAAAACAAACGGTCATCTCCGCAAGTAAACCCGTTCGCGAAAGGTTCCCACAATCGATTGGAATGTTTCTAGATGAAGTCTTACATAACGGATACCAAATTGTGTCTGAATTGCCCTTCCATTCAAAGAAAAACAACCGGATTGTTGGAAGCTGTTATTTCCTTTCAGAGATGCAACAATCGCGTCAAAACATATCTTTACATTCGCTAAGCCATTCAAAACCCTTTATTTTTAAAGGGGAGCGTGGGACGAGTGAAGTTTTTCAAAACACCTTAAAGAAAGTTAAACTTGTAGCTCCAACAGATACTACAGTGTTTATTTCCGGTGAAACCGGCTCAGGAAAAGAATTGATTGCACGGGCAATTCATGACAACAGTCCACGAAAAGATGGTCCATTTATCGCATTAAATTGCGGAGCGATTCCAAAAGACCTTATGGAAAGTGAGCTTTTTGGCTATGTTGAAGGAGCCTTTACTGGGGCAAGACGGAAGGGTTATAAAGGGAAATTTGAACAGGCTCAACAAGGAACTCTATTTCTTGATGAAATTGGTGAAATCCCTCACTCAATGCAAGTAGCGTTGCTCCGTGTTCTTCAGGAAAGGAAAGTGACTCCGGTTGGCAGTACGAAGGAAATCCCATTAAATGTACGTGTTATAACAGCAACCCACCGTGATATTATGGAACATATAAAAAAAGGGAATTTTCGTGAGGATCTTTTTTACCGTTTAAATGTATATCCTATTGACGTTCCCCCTCTTAGAAATCGAAAAGAGGACATCCCGTATCTTATCCGGTATTTCTGTAAAAGAAAAGAATGGAATAATTTTAATGTGGATGACCTATCTGACAGATTGAAAGACTATGAATGGCCAGGAAATATAAGGGAATTAATAAATGTCTTAGAGCGGCTGCACATTATGTCGCTCGATAATCAATCAAGTCAGGATCTTATTGTTAATAGCATGGAATCCTTAACTTTTAAACAACCAAGCAGTTCTTCATTAATTGGGCAGAAAGATAAAGAAGCAGTTGAAACGAAGTTAACAGCCCGAGAAAAAATACAGAGGGACTTCATGCTGGATGCTTTAAAAAAGACAAAAGGAAATGTGACGGCTGCCGCGAAATTACTTGAAATCCCAAGAAGTACTTTTTATAAAAGGCTGCGGAAGTTTGGAATTTAA
- a CDS encoding thiamine pyrophosphate-dependent dehydrogenase E1 component subunit alpha — MRTMEGKDVILTKGKAQWMYQKMLEIRHFEDKVHELFAKGILPGFVHLYAGEEAVAVGVCSHLTDKDSITSTHRGHGHCIAKGCDLNGMMAEIYGKVTGLCKGKGGSMHIADLDKGMLGANGIVGGGFPLACGSALTAKVKKTNDVSVCFFGDGAQNHGTFHEGINLASIWNLPVIFVAENNGYAEATPFSYASSCKSIVDRAISYNIPGIKVDGKDILAVYQAAEEAVSRARRGDGPTLIECVTYRNYGHFEGDAQKYKIEAEKSEHLKEKDAILQFRNYLLSEQLLAENDLNALEKSVEEAVNQAVEFSEESPYPSPSELLTDVYVSY; from the coding sequence ATGAGAACGATGGAAGGTAAAGATGTCATTTTAACAAAGGGAAAAGCTCAGTGGATGTATCAAAAAATGTTGGAAATCCGTCATTTTGAGGATAAGGTTCATGAGTTATTCGCAAAGGGGATCTTGCCAGGATTTGTTCACTTATATGCTGGGGAAGAAGCCGTTGCTGTTGGTGTATGTTCTCATTTAACCGATAAAGATAGTATTACAAGCACCCATCGCGGGCACGGACATTGCATTGCCAAAGGCTGTGATTTGAATGGCATGATGGCAGAAATCTATGGGAAAGTTACCGGATTATGTAAAGGAAAAGGAGGTTCCATGCACATTGCGGATCTCGATAAAGGGATGTTAGGTGCCAATGGAATTGTCGGCGGGGGCTTTCCACTTGCATGCGGTTCTGCCTTGACAGCTAAAGTAAAAAAGACAAACGATGTAAGCGTTTGTTTCTTTGGGGATGGTGCTCAAAACCATGGGACATTCCATGAAGGAATTAATCTTGCTTCCATTTGGAATCTACCGGTTATTTTTGTTGCCGAAAATAACGGTTATGCGGAAGCCACTCCATTCTCTTATGCATCCAGCTGTAAATCAATTGTTGATCGAGCGATTTCTTATAATATACCAGGTATCAAGGTGGATGGAAAAGACATCTTGGCTGTGTACCAAGCAGCAGAAGAGGCTGTCTCGCGGGCACGACGCGGGGATGGCCCAACTCTAATTGAATGCGTCACATATCGAAATTATGGTCACTTTGAAGGAGATGCCCAAAAATACAAAATAGAAGCAGAAAAATCTGAACATTTGAAGGAGAAAGATGCGATTCTTCAATTCAGAAATTATTTGCTAAGTGAGCAGCTTTTAGCTGAAAACGACTTAAATGCTTTAGAAAAATCTGTTGAAGAAGCGGTTAATCAAGCAGTGGAGTTTAGCGAAGAGAGTCCTTATCCAAGTCCTTCTGAATTGTTAACCGATGTATACGTCTCTTATTGA
- a CDS encoding alpha-ketoacid dehydrogenase subunit beta — translation MARKLSMSAAVNEAMKLAMRKDDNVILLGEDVAGGAEVDHLQDEDAWGGVLGVTKGLVQEFGRERILDTPITEAGYMGAAMAAASTGLRPIAELMFNDFIGSCLDEVLNQGAKFRYMFGGKAQVPVTIRTMHGAGFRAAAQHSQSLYALFTAIPGVKVVVPSTPYEAKGLLLAAIEDNDPVIFFEDKTLYNMSGEVPEGYYTLPIGKADIKREGCHVTIVAVGKMVNTALEAAEQLSIKGIEVEVVDPRSLSPLDEETILSSVAKTNRLIVIDEANPRCSIATDIAALVADKGFDTLDAPIKRITAPHTPVPFSPSLEDLYLPKAETVVKVIRELLGESLEV, via the coding sequence ATGGCAAGAAAATTAAGCATGTCAGCTGCGGTTAATGAGGCTATGAAACTTGCAATGCGTAAAGATGATAATGTCATTTTATTAGGTGAAGACGTTGCCGGCGGGGCTGAAGTTGACCACTTACAGGACGAAGATGCATGGGGTGGTGTACTCGGAGTCACAAAAGGGCTCGTGCAAGAATTTGGTCGAGAGCGAATTTTAGACACCCCAATTACAGAAGCAGGTTACATGGGCGCTGCAATGGCAGCTGCATCAACTGGCCTGAGGCCAATCGCTGAGTTAATGTTTAACGACTTTATTGGTAGTTGTTTAGATGAAGTATTAAATCAGGGAGCAAAGTTCCGCTATATGTTTGGGGGAAAGGCACAGGTTCCAGTTACAATCCGAACCATGCATGGTGCTGGATTCAGAGCGGCTGCGCAGCACTCACAAAGTTTATATGCTTTGTTTACTGCGATTCCAGGCGTGAAAGTGGTTGTCCCAAGCACACCTTATGAAGCAAAAGGACTATTACTTGCGGCAATCGAAGATAACGATCCTGTCATCTTTTTTGAAGATAAAACCCTTTACAATATGTCAGGTGAGGTTCCTGAAGGCTATTACACGTTACCAATTGGTAAAGCAGATATCAAGCGAGAAGGCTGCCATGTGACCATTGTAGCAGTCGGCAAGATGGTGAATACCGCACTGGAAGCGGCTGAACAGCTTTCAATTAAAGGAATTGAAGTGGAAGTTGTTGACCCCCGCAGCTTATCACCATTGGATGAAGAAACCATATTATCGTCTGTTGCAAAAACGAACCGACTAATCGTGATTGATGAAGCAAATCCAAGATGCAGTATTGCTACTGATATCGCAGCACTCGTTGCAGATAAGGGATTCGATACACTTGATGCTCCAATTAAACGGATTACAGCCCCCCACACGCCTGTACCGTTCTCACCGTCACTTGAGGATCTTTATCTGCCTAAAGCAGAAACGGTGGTCAAAGTGATAAGAGAACTATTAGGTGAATCTTTGGAAGTCTAA
- a CDS encoding dihydrolipoamide acetyltransferase family protein, producing the protein MSVEVVMPKLGMAMKEGTVSIWNKEVGDPVEKGEAIASVNSEKIEMDIESPAEGTVLKITVPEGEGVPPGTVICYIGAPGEEVASANAVEKIQRQKADNVAPENEKKEPVSSVKTARDRVKISPVARKMAEAANVDIETIKGTGPGGRITKEDVQEAIKNLDAHQDELKKDKSEIPVNAIEEIEQIPVSGIRKVIAGRMYDSLRKTAQLTINMKSDVTDLIALQKQMAQSVQNRYENKLTVTDFIARAVVLSLQKHGQMNSAYINDKILLYKNVHLGMAVALEKGLVVPVIRDADRCSLIDLSRSIKTLAQKARQGLLTIEEMQGSTFTISNLGGYGVEHFTPVLNPPETGILGVGAVSDTPTFNGDKLERRSILPLSLTFDHRVLDGAPAAAFLQTVKQYLEEPITMLL; encoded by the coding sequence ATGTCAGTAGAAGTTGTTATGCCGAAATTGGGGATGGCCATGAAAGAAGGCACTGTGTCGATATGGAATAAGGAAGTCGGAGACCCTGTTGAAAAGGGTGAAGCGATTGCGAGTGTTAACTCAGAGAAAATTGAAATGGACATAGAATCACCTGCAGAAGGTACAGTGTTAAAAATTACTGTTCCAGAAGGAGAGGGGGTTCCTCCAGGGACTGTAATTTGTTATATCGGAGCTCCAGGTGAAGAAGTCGCTTCGGCGAATGCAGTAGAAAAAATACAAAGGCAAAAAGCAGATAATGTTGCACCTGAAAACGAAAAAAAGGAACCTGTCTCTTCAGTAAAAACGGCTCGGGACCGCGTGAAGATTTCGCCAGTCGCAAGGAAAATGGCGGAAGCAGCCAACGTTGATATTGAAACTATTAAGGGAACGGGGCCAGGAGGAAGAATAACGAAGGAGGATGTACAGGAAGCCATAAAGAATTTGGACGCTCATCAAGATGAACTGAAAAAGGATAAGAGCGAGATTCCTGTGAATGCAATAGAAGAGATCGAGCAAATCCCGGTCAGCGGGATACGAAAAGTGATTGCAGGACGCATGTATGACAGTTTGCGAAAAACAGCACAGCTAACGATTAACATGAAATCGGACGTGACGGATTTAATCGCTTTACAAAAGCAAATGGCCCAATCTGTTCAAAATCGTTATGAAAATAAATTAACGGTGACCGATTTCATTGCACGAGCCGTTGTCCTTTCACTTCAGAAGCATGGGCAGATGAATAGTGCGTATATTAACGATAAAATTCTTTTGTATAAAAACGTTCATCTTGGAATGGCTGTTGCGCTTGAAAAAGGGTTAGTGGTTCCGGTCATCCGAGATGCTGATCGTTGTTCACTAATTGATTTGTCGCGAAGCATTAAGACCCTGGCTCAAAAAGCAAGACAAGGACTGCTTACAATTGAGGAAATGCAGGGTTCCACATTTACGATTAGTAATCTCGGCGGTTACGGTGTTGAGCATTTTACCCCAGTTTTAAATCCGCCTGAAACAGGAATTCTTGGTGTTGGAGCCGTTTCTGACACCCCAACTTTTAATGGGGATAAGTTAGAAAGAAGAAGTATTCTGCCGCTTAGTTTGACTTTTGACCACCGTGTATTAGATGGAGCTCCAGCTGCAGCATTTTTACAAACGGTAAAACAATATTTGGAAGAGCCAATAACTATGCTTTTATAG
- the lpdA gene encoding dihydrolipoyl dehydrogenase, translating to MATIAIIGGGPAGYVAAITAAQQGHNVTLIDQRQLGGTCLNEGCMPTKSLLESVGVYSRLQHAGEFGIRLRSDQLEIDWNTVHERKNKIVSRLVQGIQYLMKKNKVKVIKGKAIFQTSCSLRIENNGLKDEITADKIIIAAGSEPIQLPFAPFDGDWIVHSGQVMSLQSIPSSLLIIGGGVIGCEFASIYCKLGTKVTIVEMAEQLLPGEDKDVADILHKQLENDGVSIYLSTRLIDLNKDQKKAIFESDKGLHEVQSDLVLISIGRKPKVTNLGLENIGMDVSKQGIQVNEQMQTNIPNIYACGDVIGGTQLAHVAFHEGKVAALNSCGMDTKVNYRAVPRCIYTSPEIASVGLTEKQAKDQYGDVRVGEFPFSANGKALIANEEIGKVKVLIEPEFGEIVGVSIVGPHATELIGQGSLMLHSELTTDSMEHYIAAHPSLSEAIYEALHSTIGNAVHV from the coding sequence TTGGCAACGATCGCAATTATAGGTGGTGGTCCTGCTGGGTATGTGGCTGCAATTACTGCAGCCCAGCAGGGACATAATGTAACACTTATTGACCAAAGGCAGCTTGGAGGCACATGTTTAAATGAAGGATGTATGCCAACGAAATCTCTTTTAGAAAGTGTTGGAGTGTATAGTAGGCTGCAACATGCCGGAGAATTTGGGATTCGTCTCCGATCCGATCAACTTGAAATTGATTGGAATACCGTCCATGAACGTAAAAACAAGATTGTGTCCAGACTGGTTCAAGGAATTCAATATTTAATGAAGAAAAATAAAGTGAAAGTAATAAAGGGAAAGGCAATATTTCAAACAAGCTGTAGTTTACGGATTGAAAATAATGGGTTGAAAGACGAAATCACCGCAGACAAGATCATTATTGCTGCAGGCTCTGAACCCATCCAACTGCCATTTGCTCCATTTGACGGTGATTGGATTGTTCATAGTGGTCAAGTCATGTCACTTCAGTCAATCCCTTCCTCTCTTCTCATTATAGGCGGAGGTGTCATCGGCTGCGAGTTTGCTAGTATTTACTGTAAGTTGGGGACAAAAGTGACCATTGTAGAGATGGCTGAGCAACTGCTTCCAGGAGAAGATAAAGATGTAGCCGACATCTTACATAAGCAGCTTGAGAACGATGGTGTATCTATTTATCTTTCCACCAGACTAATAGATTTAAATAAAGATCAGAAGAAGGCGATATTTGAAAGCGATAAAGGTCTCCATGAGGTTCAATCAGATTTGGTTCTTATTTCGATTGGACGAAAGCCAAAAGTGACTAACTTGGGTCTTGAGAACATCGGAATGGATGTTTCTAAACAAGGAATTCAGGTCAATGAGCAGATGCAAACGAATATTCCCAATATCTATGCATGTGGGGATGTAATCGGTGGTACTCAGCTTGCCCATGTTGCTTTCCATGAAGGTAAAGTGGCTGCTTTGAACTCCTGTGGGATGGATACAAAAGTAAATTATCGAGCTGTCCCACGATGTATTTATACTTCACCTGAAATTGCCAGCGTAGGTTTAACAGAAAAGCAAGCGAAAGACCAATATGGTGACGTAAGGGTTGGAGAATTTCCATTTTCCGCAAACGGAAAGGCTTTAATTGCCAATGAGGAGATCGGAAAAGTAAAGGTGTTGATTGAACCAGAGTTTGGAGAAATTGTTGGCGTCTCGATTGTCGGGCCCCATGCCACCGAATTGATAGGACAAGGAAGCCTTATGCTTCACTCTGAATTAACAACGGACAGTATGGAACATTATATTGCTGCCCATCCAAGTCTATCTGAGGCAATCTATGAAGCATTGCATAGTACAATTGGAAATGCTGTTCATGTTTAA
- a CDS encoding 2,3-butanediol dehydrogenase encodes MKALRWHGVKDLRLDIIAEPSAEKDRVKIKVEWCGICGSDLHEYTAGPIFIPTETAHPLSGDKAPIVLGHEFSGRVVEIGEEVMSVKVGDRVVVEPIYACGKCSACKQGAYNLCDKMGFYGLAGGGGGFSEYASIPEVMLHKIPETVSYEQGALVEPSAVALHAVRQSKMKVGDKAAVFGTGPIGLLVIEALKASGASEIYAVELSEQRREKAEELGAIGIDPGQVDPVEQILKLTNGGAVVSYEVTGVPSVLTQAINSTMIGGETMIISIFEKEASIHPQNIVLKERTIKGIIGYRNVFPAVISLMALGYFPADKLVTKRIKLDDVIEEGFKALLKERNQVKILVKAD; translated from the coding sequence ATGAAAGCATTAAGATGGCATGGAGTAAAAGATTTACGACTAGATATCATCGCAGAACCGTCTGCTGAAAAAGATAGAGTAAAAATAAAAGTAGAATGGTGCGGGATTTGTGGAAGTGATTTACATGAATATACTGCTGGACCGATCTTTATTCCAACTGAAACAGCACATCCCTTAAGTGGAGACAAAGCCCCTATTGTCTTGGGGCATGAGTTCTCTGGACGAGTGGTTGAAATTGGTGAAGAAGTTATGAGTGTTAAGGTTGGGGATCGTGTGGTTGTTGAGCCTATTTATGCATGTGGGAAATGTTCAGCTTGTAAACAAGGGGCATATAATCTTTGTGACAAAATGGGCTTTTATGGGCTTGCTGGAGGAGGCGGTGGCTTCTCAGAATATGCATCCATTCCAGAAGTAATGCTTCATAAGATCCCAGAAACGGTGTCCTATGAGCAAGGGGCACTTGTTGAACCATCAGCAGTGGCTCTTCATGCAGTACGACAAAGCAAAATGAAAGTGGGGGATAAAGCTGCAGTTTTTGGAACAGGGCCTATCGGACTCTTAGTGATTGAAGCATTAAAAGCATCAGGTGCATCTGAAATTTATGCAGTTGAGTTATCAGAACAACGGAGGGAAAAAGCAGAAGAACTTGGTGCAATTGGCATTGATCCAGGCCAAGTAGATCCTGTCGAACAAATTCTTAAATTAACAAATGGAGGGGCAGTGGTTTCTTATGAAGTTACTGGTGTTCCTAGCGTTCTAACTCAAGCAATTAACTCCACCATGATTGGTGGAGAAACGATGATTATAAGTATTTTTGAAAAAGAAGCCTCTATTCATCCTCAAAATATTGTCTTAAAGGAACGTACGATTAAGGGAATTATTGGATACCGTAATGTTTTCCCAGCTGTTATTAGTTTAATGGCACTAGGTTATTTCCCTGCTGATAAATTAGTGACTAAACGAATTAAACTTGATGACGTTATCGAAGAAGGGTTCAAGGCTTTATTAAAAGAAAGAAATCAAGTGAAAATTTTAGTCAAAGCCGACTAG
- a CDS encoding ROK family transcriptional regulator: MNRRTGDLKFMQEINRSIVFDFIRKHGPISRIEIAKSNNLSPTTVTSAVNELIKNGFVEEGETGVSNGGRRPVLLKFSPNKRTIIGVSIRNTMIEIGELNLEPKVLQVISYPVDNLIGEDFISYLLECLEYFLSEISDLHKCIGISIVAPGIVDYKNGILRYNSALELIEIPLRDMVENRFKIKTHLENDTNSIALAEKELGEIDEYKDLFYIMVGDGLGAGVVINNSIYRGNQGGAGEFGHFIVERGGILCDCGSRGCLGNYVGWPYIYSRIISAISRKKKTQLAKMAKGDLNKITLDKFFKAVDEGDVLAVNILDDVVDYLSTGIINIVNLLNPEIIIIGGVLGASDTLVAKLRDRVISQGLSTNTHDLDIRSTALGKDFMLCAAANLVLHESHHIEL; encoded by the coding sequence ATGAATAGAAGAACTGGGGACTTAAAATTTATGCAGGAAATTAATAGATCCATTGTCTTTGATTTTATTAGGAAGCATGGACCTATTTCTCGAATTGAGATTGCTAAGTCAAATAATCTTAGCCCAACAACCGTCACGTCTGCTGTAAATGAACTGATTAAAAATGGGTTTGTTGAAGAGGGGGAGACAGGAGTTTCAAATGGAGGAAGGAGACCTGTTTTGCTGAAGTTTTCTCCTAATAAACGAACCATTATAGGGGTTTCCATAAGGAATACCATGATTGAAATTGGTGAATTAAATTTGGAGCCCAAAGTTTTGCAGGTGATTTCTTATCCTGTTGATAATTTAATTGGTGAGGATTTTATTAGTTATCTTCTGGAATGTCTTGAATATTTTTTATCTGAAATTTCAGATCTTCATAAATGTATCGGGATTTCGATTGTGGCACCCGGAATTGTGGATTATAAAAATGGGATTTTAAGGTATAACTCAGCCTTAGAATTAATTGAAATTCCTTTACGAGATATGGTGGAGAATCGCTTTAAAATAAAAACACATCTGGAAAATGATACAAATTCGATTGCACTTGCGGAAAAAGAGCTAGGAGAAATAGATGAATATAAGGATTTATTTTACATCATGGTAGGAGATGGCTTAGGCGCAGGTGTCGTGATTAACAATTCAATCTATCGTGGAAACCAAGGCGGGGCGGGGGAATTTGGACATTTTATTGTGGAAAGAGGAGGGATCCTTTGCGATTGTGGAAGTAGAGGGTGCTTAGGGAATTACGTGGGGTGGCCCTATATATATTCGCGAATCATTTCTGCAATATCTCGAAAGAAGAAAACGCAGTTAGCCAAAATGGCGAAGGGGGATCTTAATAAAATTACATTAGATAAGTTCTTTAAAGCTGTGGATGAAGGAGATGTACTTGCAGTTAATATTCTTGATGATGTTGTAGATTACTTATCAACGGGAATAATTAATATTGTGAACTTGCTTAATCCTGAAATTATCATAATAGGTGGAGTACTTGGTGCAAGTGATACACTTGTTGCTAAATTAAGAGACAGAGTCATTTCACAAGGGTTGTCAACAAATACACATGACTTGGACATTCGAAGTACGGCTTTAGGTAAAGACTTTATGTTGTGCGCAGCAGCTAATCTCGTGTTACATGAATCCCATCATATAGAACTCTAA
- a CDS encoding sugar ABC transporter substrate-binding protein — protein sequence MKKKQGSKLLVVATSLIFALSGCAVTNNSSSTSSNSVGTKTSNSELKWQNWSNVKENPKLKGQTITILWNVSSPTAEKLSKKLEAQFTKKTGIKVNNLSVDYNSVYNKVMTNVQSNSHSIDLTEMDTIWAGQYDKGNIAVNLKNIIPKSVQKEFTPSSLTSVSYNGDIMGVPWFSSTKHFYWNKTMFKEAGLDPNNPPKTYDEFLKDSKIIQSKLGSKNVYASGWSWEQAESLTCDYVGFLGAYGGTFFNNQGTPEFNSPGGVKALQMMQTLYKSGTIDPASLQWNETQVQNAFASGKIAMMTNWEGMYPMLNTKSQSQVVGETSLGLLPGEGNVKSSAVTGSEGVALLQSSQHKQAALEFLEFIASNDYQYPEFKENGQYPTIQADYSDPKFKAADPTNTMGPIENQFNYAFNRPNAPGYVNWSDILSADLHKVIMGQMTPKAGLDDANSQIEQAIKQANG from the coding sequence ATGAAAAAGAAACAAGGATCAAAATTATTAGTAGTTGCAACAAGCCTCATATTTGCACTTTCAGGATGCGCCGTAACTAATAATAGTTCTAGCACTAGCAGTAACTCTGTAGGAACAAAAACCAGCAATTCAGAATTGAAATGGCAGAATTGGTCAAATGTCAAAGAAAATCCGAAGCTAAAGGGACAGACAATTACAATCCTTTGGAATGTCAGCTCGCCGACAGCAGAAAAGCTAAGCAAAAAACTTGAAGCGCAATTCACCAAAAAAACGGGAATTAAGGTTAATAACCTCAGCGTTGATTATAACAGTGTCTACAACAAAGTAATGACCAATGTGCAAAGCAATTCGCATAGCATTGACCTTACAGAAATGGATACGATTTGGGCTGGGCAATATGATAAAGGAAATATCGCCGTAAACTTGAAGAACATCATCCCTAAGAGTGTGCAAAAAGAGTTTACACCTTCATCCCTGACATCCGTTAGCTACAACGGAGATATTATGGGGGTACCTTGGTTCTCAAGTACGAAGCACTTTTATTGGAATAAGACAATGTTTAAAGAAGCTGGGTTAGATCCAAATAATCCACCTAAAACATACGATGAATTTTTGAAAGATTCTAAGATTATTCAATCGAAGCTTGGCAGCAAGAATGTCTATGCATCGGGCTGGTCCTGGGAGCAGGCAGAGTCTCTAACATGTGATTATGTCGGATTCCTTGGAGCATACGGCGGCACCTTCTTCAACAATCAAGGAACGCCAGAGTTTAACAGTCCTGGCGGTGTAAAAGCTTTGCAAATGATGCAAACACTTTATAAGAGCGGCACGATCGATCCTGCGAGTCTCCAGTGGAATGAAACACAAGTACAAAATGCATTTGCTTCTGGCAAAATTGCGATGATGACTAACTGGGAAGGGATGTACCCAATGCTCAATACAAAGTCACAATCGCAAGTTGTTGGTGAAACTTCTCTTGGCCTGCTTCCTGGTGAAGGCAATGTTAAGTCGTCAGCTGTTACAGGCTCTGAAGGTGTAGCTCTGCTTCAAAGCAGCCAGCATAAACAAGCAGCGCTGGAATTCTTAGAATTTATTGCATCAAATGACTACCAATATCCTGAGTTTAAAGAAAACGGACAATATCCAACTATTCAGGCTGATTACAGCGATCCGAAATTTAAAGCAGCGGACCCAACAAACACAATGGGACCAATCGAAAATCAATTCAATTATGCATTCAACCGACCAAACGCACCTGGATATGTTAACTGGTCTGATATTTTATCTGCTGATCTGCACAAAGTCATCATGGGACAAATGACACCAAAAGCAGGTTTAGACGATGCAAACTCCCAAATCGAACAAGCAATTAAACAGGCAAACGGATAA